From a single Sorghum bicolor cultivar BTx623 chromosome 5, Sorghum_bicolor_NCBIv3, whole genome shotgun sequence genomic region:
- the LOC8082097 gene encoding dual specificity protein kinase shkE: protein MAAAEELVRKIRELEEGQAELKREISKLVPEQAKQQGAQQQQQASRRPPRRALPAAQPSLSSRLQRVGRIGLTDRQHIRALHALGQAVHIIAPGGKLIYWNRYAEQMYGYSTSEAVGHDALELLVHPDDAEAANNIIGNIFMGKCWRGKFPVKKKSGERFFIVANNTPLYDDDGSLVGLICLSVDTKTLEDIMGPSTSVRSYAHPVKPRFQVNNRPKCNLLNKSSFESEQPVQSSIASKITTLATKVTNRVRSRMKTGHHGSVSECQYSEDDSKEEQASSGTNTPTGDVLHGGFVKGDNSPGKSSKTSSDDSGDGNERLYKISSKAEELLVKKGISWPWKGHEHNGPDKGHMNPVQFHDKQDNDQIYLASPESIVIPDYQDSDSTQESKYEVTGNWWSFTNDSFNSLGSSLSSNSSAIERIDHEADCLDYEILWEDLVIGEQVGQGSCGTVYHAQWYGSDVAVKLFSKQEYSEETIDTFRQEVSLMKKLRHPNIILFMGAVASPERLCIITEFLPRGSLFSLLQKNTAKLDPRRRVHMAIDIARGMNYLHHCSPPIVHRDLKSSNLLVDKNWTVKVADFGLSRLKLETFLRTKSGKGTPQWMAPEVLRNEPSDEKSDVYSYGVILWELVTQKIPWDNLNTMQVIGAVGFMDQRLDIPSDTDPKWASMIESCWDSDPQKRPSFLELLDRLRDLQKQYSLQAQMLKGAVK from the exons atggcggcggcggaggagctgGTACGGAAGATACGGGAGCTGGAGGAGGGCCAGGCGGAGCTCAAGCGAGAGATTTCCAAGCTCGTGCCGGAGCAGGCGAAGCAGCAgggcgcgcagcagcagcagcaagcgtCGCGCCGCCCGCCGCGGCGCGCGCTCCCCGCGGCGCAGCCGTCCCTGTCGTCGCGGCTGCAGCGCGTGGGCCGCATCGGGCTTACTGACCGCCAGCACATCAGGGCGCTGCACGCGCTGGGCCAGGCCGTGCATATCATTGCCCCCGGCGGGAAGCTCATTTACTG GAACCGGTATGCTGAACAAATGTATGGCTATTCTACATCAGAAGCAGTTGGTCATGATGCCCTTGAATTATTGGTTCATCCTGATGATGCTGAGGCAGCAAACAATATTATTGGGAATATATTTATGGGGAAATGTTGGAGAGGGAAGTTTCCTGTTAAAAAGAAGTCAGGTGAACGGTTCTTCATTGTGGCCAATAATACTCCTttgtatgatgatgatggcagCTTGGTGGGTCTCATTTGTCTCTCAGTTGATACAAAGACATTAGAGGATATAATGGGCCCTTCAACTTCAGTGAGGTCCTATGCACATCCAGTGAAGCCCCGGTTTCAAGTCAACAATCGGCCTAAGtgcaatttgttaaataaaagttCTTTTGAGTCTGAGCAACCTGTCCAATCTTCTATAGCCTCCAAGATAACAACTTTG GCTACCAAAGTTACAAACAGAGTTCGTTCTCGGATGAAGACAGGTCACCATGGCAGCGTCTCTGAGTGTCAGTACTCTGAAGATGATTCCAAGGAAGAACAGGCATCTAGTGGAACAAACACCCCTACAGGTGATGTACTACATGGTGGTTTTGTTAAAGGAGATAATTCCCCTGGGAAGTCGAGTAAAACAAGTAGTGATGACTCAGGGGACGGAAACGAAAGGCTTTACAAGATTAGTTCAAAGGCAGAGGAATTATTGGTCAAGAAGGGGATATCATGGCCTTGGAAAGGGCACGAACATAATGGTCCTGACAAGGGTCATATGAACCCAGTGCAGTTCCATGATAAGCAAGACAATGACCAGATATATCTGGCCAGTCCAGAGTCAATTGTAATTCCAGACTACCAAGATTCTGATAGCACCCAGGAAAGTAAATATGAAGTAACGGGTAACTGGTGGTCTTTCACCAACGATAGCTTCAATAGTTTGGGCAGCAGTTTAAGTTCTAATAGCAGTGCTATTGAGAGAATAGATCATGAAGCAGATTGCCTAGATTATGAGATTCTATGGGAAGACCTAGTAATTGGAGAACAAGTAGGCCAAG GTTCTTGCGGAACTGTGTATCATGCTCAGTGGTATGGCTCG GACGTTGCAGTTAAACTATTCTCTAAGCAGGAATATTCAGAAGAAACGATAGATACCTTCAGACAAGAG GTATCACTGATGAAGAAACTACGTCATCCAAATATTATACTCTTCATGGGTGCAGTTGCATCTCCAGAACGACTTTGTATTATTACAGAATTTCTTCCACG GGGGAGTTTGTTCAGCTTACTTCAAAAGAACACTGCCAAGCTGGATCCAAGACGGCGAGTTCACATGGCTATAGACATT GCAAGGGGTATGAATTATCTTCACCATTGTAGCCCTCCTATTGTTCACCGTGATCTAAAATCATCAAATTTGTTGGTTGACAAGAACTGGACTGTAAAG GTTGCAGATTTTGGTCTTTCACGTCTCAAACTCGAAACATTTTTGCGAACAAAATCTGGAAAAGGAACG CCACAATGGATGGCCCCAGAGGTGTTACGTAATGAACCTTCAGATGAAAA GTCTGACGTGTACAGCTATGGGGTTATTCTGTGGGAACTTGTGACCCAAAAGATACCCTGGGATAATCTCAATACAATGCAG GTTATTGGAGCCGTTGGTTTTATGGATCAGAGGTTGGACATTCCAAGTGATACCGATCCTAAATGGGCATCGATGATTGAGAGTTGTTGGGATAG CGACCCACAAAAACGCCCTTCGTTCCTAGAGCTCCTGGACAGGCTTAGAGATCTGCAAAAGCAGTACAGCCTGCAGGCTCAGATGCTGAAAGGTGCTGTGAAATGA
- the LOC110435708 gene encoding uncharacterized protein LOC110435708, protein MASSATPPAARSGSAGESAWFIATYATNHMTGDKSLISNLEPVSNQVIKAGVGEGMQVCGRGYVNTETVVLPDVWYVPGLTMNQVSVGQLTHDPDLIVEIGGGACRISKKSDGSVLGKARLRSDHKYAVDFLKIKLN, encoded by the exons ATGGCGTCTTCCGCCACGCCGCCGGCCGCCAG GTCAGGGAGTGCAGGAGAATCTGCTTGGTTCATTGCCACTTACGCCACCAACCATATGACAGGCGACAAGAGTCTCATCTCCAACCTGGAACCTGTAAGCAACCAAGTTATCAAAGCAGGTGTGGGCGAGGGGATGCAGGTGTGTGGCAGAGGGTATGTGAACACAGAGACAGTGGTCCTCCCTGACGTGTGGTACGTCCCAGGGCTCACAATGAACCAGGTATCCGTGGGGCAGCTAACCCATGATCCCGATCTAATTGTTGAGATTGGTGGTGGTGCGTGTCGCATCAGCAAGAAGAGTGATGGGTCTGTTCTCGGTAAGGCACGTTTGAGGTCTGATCATAAGTATGCGGTAGATTTCCTGAAGATTAAGCTGAATTAG